Proteins from a genomic interval of Gossypium hirsutum isolate 1008001.06 chromosome A09, Gossypium_hirsutum_v2.1, whole genome shotgun sequence:
- the LOC121206443 gene encoding protein LONGIFOLIA 1 has translation MAAKLLHSLADENPDLQKQIGCMTGIFQIFDRHHMITAKRLSHRKLPAAENSRTNNGVLEGDSNNLYHLPVSTEMNIDRTVNEKQRISTESSRASFSSSCSSSMSSLDCNKIAQQEASSFDRMVFPETPSRDAMMNQPSTSPHLGSQCPDLRDVVKDSMYREARGLLVKKTTREDILGSTVKHRDSPRPFQVPKSVDGSYGVRTNGKKNMSSADLKESLRVLAKLQEAPWYYNNEARQLQRSSCEVNGLWNLTSRDTPRFSYDGREISRLSFESQDTFKSTPKLKEQSRLSLDSREWSMKGSKDLTKSFHNSGNSNIPPQSPGSQSRPANIVAKLMGLEPLPDHSSGVMNTCTFEDNNPFLQPLRTNNLNRPTRTSNGTRSSLKDPTSPRWKNPDMIMKPISSSRLPIEPAPWRHADGSRGTQKQPLKHVKIPPKPPNCSPSVYSEIEKRLKDLEFRHSGKDLRALKQILEAMQAKGLLDTGKEEQAANLVSQRDYEPKCTSPGQHPRGQRSQRGSDSIGTYESPIVIMKPAKLVEQGSMHASTVVPIDDISSLPKIQNGSSVDNKRGSISSRMARDHTSRNSQSTSVAGSTNKRASNRNLRTIQSSTKPPKESTASSVKSSGGSVSPRLQQKKLELDRRSRPPTPPSDPSKLRRQSNRHPLESGSPSGKRRSKSHNTQQCDDQLSQVSSESWTSSHQGDEISLQSDSNLTLESKLDTEVTSREQSIETNCIQSPSMNATKYSVSGIMQKKSTSRLGEDGSVAELAMVTPEQPSPVSVLDTSIYRDDAPSPVRQILNAPEGDIAEVFNDGRKEEQWDPADNCLLDNTGSGLVSEINRKKLQKIEHLVQKLRRLNSTHDEASTDYIASLCENTNPDHRYISEILLASGLLLRDLSSGLTTFQLHPSGHPINPELFLVLEQTKASSLLSKPDHEKLHRKLIFDSVNEILVGKLAQVGASPEPRLNPGKLTTKTLNAQKLLKELCMEIEQLQPKESDNNMEEEDGLKNILWEDVTRRSESWTNFNGEISGMVLDVERLVFKDLVNEIVIGEGVTLRAKQQQQQQQRRRRHLFSK, from the exons ATGGCTGCAAAGTTGCTTCATTCCTTGGCCGATGAAAACCCGGATTTACAGAAGCAAATCGGGTGCATGACCGGGATTTTTCAGATCTTTGACCGTCACCATATGATAACGGCAAAGCGCCTGAGCCATCGGAAACTTCCTGCTGCAG AAAATTCCAGGACAAACAATGGAGTCCTAGAAGGTGACTCGAATAATCTGTACCATCTACCCGTATCAACG GAAATGAATATAGACAGAACTGTGAATGAGAAACAAAGAATCTCCACGGAGTCTTCACGAGCCTCGTTTTCATCATCATGTTCATCTTCCATGTCATCACTTGATTGTAACAAGATAGCTCAGCAAGAGGCCTCATCCTTTGACAGAATGGTTTTTCCCGAAACTCCGTCTAGGGATGCAATGATGAACCAACCGAGTACTTCTCCACATTTAGGGTCACAATGCCCTGATCTTCGAGATGTGGTCAAGGACTCGATGTACCGAGAAGCTAGAGGACTATTGGTTAAAAAGACAACAAGAGAGGACATATTGGGCAGTACTGTGAAACATAGAGATTCTCCAAGGCCATTTCAGGTTCCGAAATCGGTGGATGGGTCTTACGGTGTCAGGACTAATGGAAAGAAAAACATGTCATCCGCTGATCTTAAGGAGTCTCTTAGAGTTCTTGCTAAACTTCAGGAAGCACCTTGGTACTACAATAACGAAGCTAGACAACTTCAAAGATCATCATGTGAAGTAAACGGCTTGTGGAATTTGACGTCAAGGGACACACCTCGATTTTCTTACGACGGAAGGGAGATTAGTCGTTTATCATTTGAATCACAAGACACCTTCAAATCGACACCGAAGCTTAAAGAGCAATCGAGACTTTCTTTGGATAGTAGAGAATGGTCAATGAAGGGTTCGAAGGACCTTACTAAAAGTTTTCATAATAGTGGCAACTCGAACATTCCACCGCAATCGCCGGGATCCCAGTCACGCCCTGCAAATATAGTAGCCAAGCTGATGGGCTTGGAACCACTGCCGGATCATTCCTCGGGCGTAATGAATACCTGCACATTTGAAGATAACAATCCTTTCTTGCAGCCACTAAGAACAAACAATCTGAACCGGCCAACCCGAACTTCTAACGGAACAAGAAGCTCATTAAAAGACCCAACATCACCGCGGTGGAAAAATCCCGATATGATCATGAAGCCTATTTCGAGTTCAAGGCTCCCTATCGAGCCAGCACCATGGAGACATGCGGATGGAAGTCGAGGTACTCAGAAACAACCTCTTAAACATGTAAAGATTCCACCCAAGCCTCCGAATTGTTCCCCTTCGGTTTATAGTGAGATCGAGAAAAGATTGAAAGATCTCGAGTTTAGACACTCAGGAAAGGATCTCAGAGCTCTTAAACAGATACTTGAAGCGATGCAAGCAAAGGGACTACTTGACACCGGGAAAGAAGAACAAGCTGCGAACTTGGTGTCTCAAAGAGACTATGAACCGAAATGCACGAGCCCCGGTCAGCATCCGAGAGGTCAGCGAAGCCAACGGGGTTCGGATTCTATTGGAACATATGAATCACCTATTGTGATCATGAAACCAGCAAAACTTGTTGAGCAAGGTAGTATGCATGCTTCAACTGTAGTTCCCATAGATGACATCTCAAGTCTCCCGAAGATTCAGAATGGGTCATCTGTAGATAATAAACGAGGTTCGATAAGTAGTCGAATGGCTAGAGATCATACTTCTCGAAACAGTCAAAGCACTTCCGTTGCTGGCTCTACTAATAAGAGAGCTAGTAATAGGAATCTCAGAACCATACAGTCTTCAACGAAACCTCCAAAAGAAAGCACTGCAAGTTCAGTAAAGAGTTCAGGAGGATCTGTGAGCCCGAGACTGCAGCAAAAGAAGCTTGAGTTGGACCGACGATCTCGTCCACCCACTCCACCATCTGATCCAAGCAAACTTCGAAGGCAATCCAACAGGCATCCATTGGAGTCAGGCTCCCCTAGCGGTAAACGTAGGTCAAAATCTCACAACACGCAGCAATGTGACGACCAATTGAGTCAGGTAAGTTCTGAATCATGGACTTCGAGTCACCAAGGAGATGAGATTTCTTTGCAATCAGACAGCAATCTTACCTTGGAGTCGAAGTTAGATACAGAAGTCACCAGTCGTGAACAATCTATCGAGACCAATTGTATTCAAAGTCCATCCATGAATGCAACCAAGTACTCAGTTTCGGGCATAATGCAGAAA AAATCAACATCAAGACTGGGCGAGGATGGATCAGTGGCAGAACTTGCTATGGTTACTCCGGAACAACCTAGTCCAGTTTCCGTTCTTGACACCTCAATATATCGAGATGATGCGCCATCTCCAGTAAGGCAGATTTTGAATGCCCCAGAAG GTGATATTGCAGAAGTTTTCAATGACGGTCGCAAAGAAGAGCAATGGGACCCCGCAGATAACTGCTTATTAGACAACACGGGGTCTGGTCTTGTCTCGGAGATTAATCGCAAGAAACTTCAGAAGATCGAGCATTTGGTCCAAAAACTTCGAAGACTAAACTCCACTCATGATGAAGCTAGTACAGATTACATTGCATCACTTTGTGAGAATACGAATCCAGATCATCGATACATTTCTGAGATATTATTAGCCTCTGGCCTTCTACTAAGAGACCTCAGTTCTGGCTTGACAACATTTCAACTCCATCCATCAGGCCATCCTATCAACCCAGAACTATTCTTAGTTTTGGAACAAACCAAAGCAAGCTCTTTGCTATCAAAACCGGATCACGAGAAGCTGCATCGGAAGCTTATATTTGATTCTGTTAATGAGATTCTTGTTGGAAAGTTAGCTCAAGTTGGAGCTTCTCCAGAGCCTCGGTTAAATCCTGGAAAGCTCACAACGAAGACCCTCAATGCACAAAAGCTTCTAAAGGAACTATGCATGGAGATAGAGCAACTTCAACCGAAGGAATCAGACAACAACATGGAGGAAGAGGATGGTCTGAAAAACATATTGTGGGAAGATGTAACACGTAGATCTGAAAGCTGGACAAATTTCAATGGTGAGATATCTGGGATGGTTCTCGATGTTGAAAGGTTGGTCTTTAAGGATTTAGTCAATGAGATCGTGATCGGTGAAGGGGTTACCTTACGAGCCaagcagcagcaacaacaacaacaacgaaGGAGACGTCATTTATTTTCCAAGTAA
- the LOC107931466 gene encoding MADS-box protein CMB1-like (The RefSeq protein has 3 substitutions compared to this genomic sequence) produces the protein MGRGRVELKRIENKINRQVTFAKRRNGLLKKAYELSVLCDAEAALIVFSNRGKLYEFCSSPSMTKTLEKYQKCSYSTLDNSSSISETQNSYQEYLKLKARVEVLQTSQRNLLGEDLGPLDSKELDQLEHQLEASLKQIRSTKVQAMLDQLNDLHNREKLLTDANKSLRRKLEELSTQVPQGPAWDNIGGPCIPPYNHLTEAQSEAFFHPLGANCSSQIGYSNDVVSDEMNAAVHSQNVNGYFPGWML, from the exons atggggAGAGGGAGAGTTGAGTTGAAGAGAATTGAAAACAAAATCAACAGGCAAGTCACTTTTGCAAAGAGAAGAAATGGGTTACTTAAAAAAGCTTATGAGCTCTCAGTTCTTTGTGATGCTGAGGTTGCCCTTATCGTCTTCTCTAATCGTGGCAAGCTCTATGAGTTTTGTAGCAGCCCTAG CATGACGAAAACACTAGAAAAATATCAGAAGTGCAGTTACAGTACACTTGACAACAGCCGATCAATCAGTGAAACTCAG AACAGTTATCAAGAATATTTGAAGCTGAAAGCAAGAGTTGAGGTGCTACAAACATCTCAAAG AAACCTACTTGGTGAAGATTTAGGGCCATTGGACTCAAAGGAACTTGATCAACTTGAACATCAATTGGAGGCATCTTTGAAGCAAATAAGATCAACcaag GTTCAAGCCATGCTTGATCAGCTCAATGACCTTCATAACAgg GAGAAATTGCTAATGGATGCCAACAAATCCTTGAGAAGGAAG TTGGAGGAGTTGAGCACACAAGTTCCTCAAGGGCCAGCATGGGACAACATTGGAGGGCCATGCATTCCACCTTACAATCACCTCACAGAAGCTCAATCTGAGGCATTTTTTCACCCTCTTGGGGCCAATTGCTCTTCACAAATCGG atATAGCAATGATGTGGTTTCGGATGAGATGAATGCTGCAGTGCATAGCCAAAATGTGAATGGGTATTTCCCAGGATGGatgctttaa